From one Streptomyces sp. NBC_01478 genomic stretch:
- a CDS encoding DUF4328 domain-containing protein has product MTSTARKAPRLLVRSAQVAIAAAAVTDVFRAVAVRDRYVHDTDASESGFVSMVFVYVTTLAIVLFLVWLAQARRNAQELSPEASVPSRGRTIGMWFVPVVNLFVPRGVVLDVGRASSASWEEKRDTTLVNAWWAAWITHSLVLVFAGRLAPGSMVLLVVEEVLMIAAAVLAGLVIERITALQDTALGAAVPAESLTQA; this is encoded by the coding sequence ATGACGAGTACCGCCCGCAAAGCCCCCCGGCTCCTTGTCCGTTCCGCGCAGGTGGCGATAGCCGCGGCCGCCGTGACGGACGTGTTCCGTGCGGTGGCGGTGCGGGATCGCTACGTGCACGACACCGACGCGTCCGAGTCGGGCTTCGTCTCCATGGTCTTCGTGTACGTGACGACTCTCGCGATCGTGCTGTTCCTCGTGTGGCTCGCCCAAGCCCGGCGCAACGCGCAGGAGTTGTCGCCCGAGGCCTCGGTTCCGAGTCGGGGCCGGACGATCGGCATGTGGTTCGTCCCGGTGGTCAACCTCTTTGTCCCTCGCGGGGTCGTCCTCGACGTCGGGCGCGCGAGCTCCGCGTCGTGGGAGGAGAAGCGGGACACGACCCTGGTGAATGCCTGGTGGGCCGCCTGGATCACGCACTCGCTGGTGCTCGTGTTCGCGGGGCGGCTGGCCCCGGGCTCGATGGTCCTCCTCGTGGTGGAGGAGGTCCTCATGATCGCGGCGGCTGTGCTGGCAGGGCTCGTGATCGAGCGCATCACGGCGCTGCAGGACACCGCACTCGGTGCCGCCGTTCCCGCCGAATCCCTCACCCAGGCGTGA
- a CDS encoding SUKH-4 family immunity protein yields the protein MSRTDAAQGYGSTAITITLTEDDLDPYITHASTRRWLTGPGLPGDSALLTFEELRREGLRTVADSMGDPGPLAEELRDQLVIGALWGPDGGEAESILLDGETGEIATTYFFHDRPDLMETGPLAPSIETLTRFTATTDELSGLRGQFASYEGRHGPKTAAEASRQLLAVFESETDGEVPPFWKAAALIRPLALVAGPGTTSGLTLDIPARLLDQEFGQGTVARFEEVDFPATLTHEPTRRFLLETGLPEDAFLFQLDTDVPLPTLAEFYEDAPAGQLPPRADQLIRLGYLLEDNSMVVDGATGEILTWSEPEATLTPLNTDVSTLAFTLWLLHREKAIDADLSGELTAEAYDQLAATMLQTLSSVDPTGTDARMAGRHHPHYWTEAFQDEAGGVL from the coding sequence ATGAGCAGGACCGACGCTGCGCAGGGCTACGGCTCTACGGCGATCACGATCACTTTGACCGAGGACGACCTCGATCCGTACATCACGCACGCGTCGACGCGCCGCTGGCTGACAGGCCCCGGCCTGCCGGGCGACAGCGCCCTGTTGACGTTCGAGGAGCTGCGCAGGGAGGGCCTGCGGACGGTGGCGGACTCGATGGGGGACCCCGGCCCGCTGGCGGAGGAGCTCCGGGACCAGTTGGTGATAGGCGCGCTCTGGGGACCCGACGGCGGGGAGGCGGAGTCGATCCTGCTGGACGGCGAGACGGGCGAGATCGCGACGACGTACTTCTTCCACGACCGCCCGGACCTGATGGAGACCGGCCCGCTGGCTCCGTCGATCGAAACGCTGACCCGCTTCACCGCGACGACGGACGAACTGTCGGGCCTGCGCGGCCAGTTCGCGTCCTACGAGGGCCGGCACGGCCCGAAGACGGCGGCGGAGGCATCACGCCAACTGCTCGCGGTGTTCGAGTCGGAGACGGACGGCGAGGTGCCCCCGTTCTGGAAGGCGGCGGCCCTGATCCGCCCGCTCGCCCTGGTCGCGGGCCCGGGCACGACATCGGGGCTGACCCTCGACATCCCGGCCCGCCTGCTGGACCAGGAGTTCGGCCAGGGCACGGTCGCGCGCTTCGAAGAGGTCGACTTCCCCGCCACACTCACACACGAACCGACCCGCCGCTTCCTGCTCGAGACGGGCCTGCCCGAGGACGCGTTCCTCTTCCAACTGGACACGGACGTACCGCTCCCCACCCTCGCCGAGTTCTACGAGGACGCACCCGCCGGGCAACTCCCGCCCCGCGCCGACCAGTTGATCCGCCTCGGCTACCTCCTGGAGGACAACAGCATGGTGGTGGACGGCGCGACGGGCGAGATCCTGACCTGGAGCGAGCCGGAAGCGACACTGACTCCCCTCAACACGGACGTCTCGACCCTCGCCTTCACCCTCTGGCTGCTCCACCGCGAGAAGGCGATCGACGCGGACCTGTCGGGCGAGCTGACGGCAGAGGCGTACGACCAGTTGGCGGCGACGATGCTCCAGACCCTGTCGTCGGTGGACCCGACGGGGACGGATGCCCGGATGGCCGGCCGACACCACCCGCACTACTGGACGGAGGCGTTCCAGGACGAGGCGGGCGGGGTGCTCTGA
- a CDS encoding AAA family ATPase encodes MAAGKSTVAQALAERLPRAAHVRGDVFRRMIVSGREDYVPGASGEGESQLRLRYRLSAATADAYAEAGFTAVVQDVVLGAELPAYVDLIRTRPLHVIVLAPTPQAVTAREAGRAKNGYGAWTVEELDAGLRTETPRIGLWLDSSGLTVGETVDAIIEGRERSRVV; translated from the coding sequence ATGGCCGCCGGCAAGTCGACGGTCGCGCAGGCGCTCGCGGAGCGTCTGCCGAGGGCGGCGCACGTCCGGGGTGATGTCTTCCGGCGGATGATCGTCTCGGGGCGCGAGGATTACGTCCCCGGTGCGAGCGGCGAGGGGGAGTCCCAACTCCGGTTGCGGTACCGGCTGTCGGCGGCGACGGCGGACGCGTACGCGGAGGCCGGTTTCACGGCGGTCGTCCAGGACGTGGTGCTGGGCGCGGAGTTGCCGGCGTACGTCGACCTGATCCGCACCCGCCCGCTGCACGTGATCGTCCTCGCACCGACCCCACAGGCCGTGACGGCACGGGAGGCGGGCCGGGCGAAGAACGGCTACGGCGCGTGGACGGTCGAGGAACTGGACGCCGGGCTGCGGACGGAGACCCCGCGCATCGGCCTGTGGCTGGACAGCTCCGGGCTGACGGTGGGGGAGACGGTGGACGCGATCATCGAGGGACGGGAACGTTCGCGGGTGGTCTGA
- a CDS encoding xanthine dehydrogenase family protein molybdopterin-binding subunit, protein MSNEAATATTEAAPAPEHPGHGLGASLPAADARAKTEGTFPYAADLWAEGLLWAAVLRSPHPHARIVSVDTSHARDMPGVRAVITHEDVPGRDRYGRGTADRPVFASEVVRHHGEPIAAVAADHPDTARMAAAAIMVEYEVLDPVTDPEQAFEAEPLHPDGNLIRHIPLRHGDPDAAGDIVVEGLYRIGRQDPAPIGAEAGLAVPRPDGGVELYIASTDPHNDRDTAAACFGLESDRVKVVVTGVPGATADREDQGFQLPLGLLALKTGCPVKLTATREESFLGHTHRHPTLLRYRHHADEDGRLVKVEAQVLLDAGAYADTSSEALAAAVSFACGPYVVPNAFIEGWAVRTNNPPSGHVRGEGAMQVCAAYEAQMDKLAKKLAMDPAELRLRNAMATGDVLPTGQTVTCPAPVAELLQAVRDFPLPQLPKDTPEDEWLLPGGPEGAGEPGAVRRGVGYGLGMVHMLGAEGADEVSTATVKVHDGIATVLCAAVETGQGFTTLARQIVQETLGIDEVHVAPVDTDQPPAGPGCRGRHTWVSGGAVERAAKMVRTQLLQPLAHKFGMSTELLQITDGKITSYDGVLSTTVTEALDGKELWATAQCRPHPTEPLDEAGQGDAFVGLAFCAIRAVVDVDIELGSVRVVELALAQDVGRILNPTQLVARIEGGVTQGVGIALTENLRTARGLIRHPDLTGYALPTALDTPDIKIVKLVEERDVVAPFGAKAVSAVPVVTSPAAIASAVRAATGRPVNRLPIRPQAAVVTTTAEQYGQYGY, encoded by the coding sequence GTGAGCAACGAAGCCGCCACCGCGACCACGGAGGCCGCCCCCGCCCCGGAGCATCCGGGCCACGGCCTGGGCGCCTCGCTCCCGGCCGCCGACGCCCGCGCCAAGACCGAGGGCACCTTCCCGTACGCGGCCGACCTGTGGGCCGAGGGCCTCCTCTGGGCGGCCGTTCTGCGCTCGCCGCACCCGCACGCGCGCATCGTGTCCGTCGACACGTCCCACGCGCGCGACATGCCGGGCGTACGGGCCGTCATCACCCACGAGGACGTGCCGGGCCGGGACCGCTACGGCCGGGGCACCGCCGACCGCCCGGTGTTCGCCTCCGAGGTCGTACGCCACCACGGGGAGCCCATCGCCGCCGTCGCCGCCGACCACCCCGACACCGCGCGGATGGCCGCCGCGGCCATCATGGTCGAGTACGAAGTACTCGACCCGGTGACCGACCCCGAGCAGGCATTCGAGGCCGAGCCGCTGCACCCCGACGGCAACCTGATCCGGCACATCCCGCTGCGCCACGGCGACCCGGACGCGGCCGGCGACATCGTCGTGGAGGGCCTGTACCGCATCGGCCGCCAGGACCCCGCCCCCATCGGCGCCGAGGCCGGTCTCGCCGTGCCCCGCCCCGACGGCGGCGTCGAGCTGTACATCGCCTCCACGGACCCGCACAACGACCGCGACACGGCCGCCGCCTGCTTCGGCCTGGAGTCCGACCGCGTGAAGGTCGTCGTCACCGGCGTCCCCGGGGCCACCGCCGACCGCGAGGACCAGGGCTTCCAACTCCCGCTCGGACTGCTCGCGTTGAAGACCGGCTGCCCGGTCAAACTCACCGCCACGCGCGAGGAGTCCTTCCTCGGCCACACCCACCGCCACCCCACACTCCTGCGCTACCGCCACCACGCCGACGAGGACGGCCGCCTGGTGAAGGTCGAGGCCCAGGTGCTGCTCGACGCGGGCGCCTACGCCGACACCTCCTCGGAGGCCCTGGCCGCCGCGGTCTCCTTCGCCTGCGGCCCGTACGTCGTCCCGAACGCCTTCATCGAGGGCTGGGCCGTCCGCACCAACAACCCGCCTTCAGGGCACGTCCGGGGCGAGGGCGCGATGCAGGTCTGCGCGGCCTACGAGGCGCAGATGGACAAGCTCGCCAAGAAGCTCGCCATGGACCCGGCCGAGCTGCGCCTGCGCAACGCCATGGCCACCGGTGACGTCCTCCCGACCGGCCAGACGGTGACCTGCCCGGCGCCGGTCGCCGAACTCCTCCAGGCCGTACGGGACTTCCCGCTGCCGCAGCTCCCCAAGGACACCCCCGAGGACGAGTGGCTGCTGCCCGGCGGCCCCGAGGGCGCGGGCGAACCGGGCGCGGTGCGCCGGGGTGTCGGCTACGGCCTCGGCATGGTGCACATGCTCGGCGCGGAGGGCGCGGACGAGGTCTCCACAGCCACCGTGAAGGTCCATGACGGCATCGCTACGGTGCTCTGCGCGGCCGTCGAGACCGGCCAGGGCTTCACCACGCTCGCCCGGCAGATCGTCCAGGAGACCCTCGGTATCGACGAGGTGCACGTCGCCCCCGTAGACACCGATCAGCCTCCCGCCGGCCCCGGCTGCCGGGGACGTCATACCTGGGTATCGGGTGGCGCGGTCGAACGGGCCGCGAAAATGGTCCGCACCCAACTGCTCCAGCCCCTGGCGCACAAGTTCGGGATGTCGACCGAGCTGCTCCAGATCACCGACGGCAAGATCACCTCCTACGACGGCGTCCTCTCGACCACCGTCACCGAGGCCCTGGACGGCAAGGAACTGTGGGCCACCGCCCAGTGCCGCCCGCACCCGACCGAGCCCCTGGACGAGGCCGGCCAGGGCGACGCCTTCGTAGGGCTCGCCTTCTGCGCGATCCGCGCGGTCGTCGACGTCGACATCGAACTCGGCTCCGTACGGGTCGTCGAACTGGCCCTCGCCCAGGACGTCGGCCGCATCCTGAACCCGACGCAGTTGGTCGCCCGTATCGAGGGCGGTGTCACCCAGGGCGTGGGCATCGCGTTGACGGAAAACCTGCGCACCGCGCGCGGGCTGATCCGCCACCCCGACCTCACCGGCTACGCCCTGCCCACCGCCCTGGACACCCCCGACATCAAGATCGTGAAACTCGTCGAGGAACGTGACGTGGTCGCCCCCTTCGGGGCGAAGGCGGTCAGCGCGGTACCGGTGGTCACATCCCCGGCTGCCATCGCCTCCGCCGTACGCGCCGCGACGGGCCGCCCGGTGAACCGGCTGCCGATCCGCCCGCAGGCGGCGGTGGTGACGACGACGGCCGAGCAGTACGGGCAGTACGGGTACTAG
- a CDS encoding 2Fe-2S iron-sulfur cluster-binding protein, which produces MTDDQHGEGTPQGGGRWDPLPQGDYDDGATAFVKLPEGGIDALLAAPGHGYVPPPITATPGSDADPSDTGSWARPAEGVQWPDPNAAPQQGTAGDGRFAYHPGSTGQWTFQDTNVPDAGAAPGRDVTGEWSIPVAGGDLPDESGEFTTSALVEQWGGTPPATLPGGAPAPWATDGAGQNWAQQASGADVAERPGEQTDGHGVPYPADPSGTDGTGEVSARAATRPPTEAPRQPYGEPGDPYAHTRTDAAGDPYGDARADRHDDTSTELAAADAQSAHTSGGAADGEGAAEGAEGPAEPSVTADAGESAEAAPEAAEAPVTAVEPDAPDEAAEPAPTIPGEEHPLASYVLRVNGADRPVTDAWIGESLLYVLRERLGLAGAKDGCSQGECGACNVQVDGRLVASCLVPAVTAAGSEVRTVEGLAVEGQPSDVQRALAKCGAVQCGFCVPGMAMTVHDLLEGNPAPTELEARQALCGNLCRCSGYRGVLDAVQEVVAEREAHAAAAEPESDGDEARIPHQAGPGAGGVHQSAFESPRTQDQAYGQDGGQA; this is translated from the coding sequence GTGACCGACGACCAGCACGGAGAGGGCACCCCCCAGGGCGGCGGACGCTGGGACCCGCTGCCCCAGGGCGACTACGACGACGGCGCCACGGCCTTCGTGAAACTCCCCGAAGGGGGCATCGACGCCCTCCTGGCCGCCCCGGGGCACGGCTATGTGCCGCCGCCCATAACGGCCACCCCCGGCTCGGACGCCGACCCCTCGGACACCGGCTCCTGGGCCAGGCCCGCCGAGGGCGTCCAGTGGCCCGACCCGAACGCCGCACCGCAGCAGGGGACCGCCGGCGACGGCCGGTTCGCGTACCACCCCGGGTCCACCGGCCAGTGGACCTTCCAGGACACCAACGTCCCGGACGCGGGCGCCGCCCCCGGTCGCGATGTGACCGGGGAGTGGTCGATCCCCGTGGCCGGCGGTGATCTCCCGGACGAATCGGGCGAGTTCACCACCTCGGCCCTGGTCGAGCAGTGGGGCGGCACCCCTCCGGCCACCCTGCCCGGCGGCGCGCCCGCGCCCTGGGCGACGGACGGCGCGGGCCAGAACTGGGCACAGCAGGCGTCCGGCGCGGACGTGGCCGAGCGGCCCGGCGAGCAGACCGACGGGCACGGCGTTCCGTACCCGGCCGATCCGTCCGGAACCGACGGGACCGGCGAGGTGTCGGCACGGGCGGCCACCCGCCCGCCGACCGAGGCGCCCCGGCAGCCGTACGGCGAACCCGGGGACCCGTACGCGCACACCCGCACCGACGCCGCCGGCGATCCCTACGGCGACGCACGCGCCGACCGCCACGACGACACCTCGACCGAACTCGCCGCGGCCGACGCACAGTCGGCTCACACGAGCGGCGGGGCGGCCGACGGCGAAGGGGCCGCGGAGGGCGCTGAGGGGCCCGCTGAGCCGTCCGTGACGGCCGACGCCGGCGAGAGTGCCGAAGCTGCCCCGGAGGCCGCCGAGGCGCCCGTGACGGCCGTCGAGCCCGACGCGCCGGACGAGGCCGCCGAGCCCGCCCCGACGATCCCCGGCGAGGAACACCCGCTCGCCTCCTACGTGTTGCGCGTCAACGGCGCCGACCGGCCCGTCACCGACGCCTGGATCGGCGAGTCGCTGCTGTACGTGCTGCGCGAACGCCTCGGCCTCGCGGGCGCCAAGGACGGCTGCTCCCAGGGCGAGTGCGGGGCCTGCAACGTCCAGGTCGACGGACGGCTCGTCGCCTCCTGCCTGGTGCCCGCCGTCACCGCCGCCGGCTCCGAGGTCCGTACGGTCGAGGGTCTCGCCGTCGAGGGACAGCCCTCGGACGTGCAGCGGGCGCTCGCCAAGTGCGGTGCCGTGCAGTGCGGTTTCTGCGTGCCCGGCATGGCGATGACCGTGCACGACCTCCTGGAGGGCAACCCCGCGCCCACCGAACTGGAGGCGCGCCAGGCCCTGTGCGGCAACCTGTGCCGCTGCTCCGGCTACCGGGGTGTCCTGGACGCCGTACAGGAAGTCGTCGCCGAGCGTGAGGCGCACGCCGCTGCCGCCGAACCTGAGTCGGACGGCGACGAGGCGCGTATTCCCCATCAGGCGGGCCCCGGAGCCGGTGGTGTGCACCAGTCGGCGTTCGAGTCCCCGCGCACGCAGGACCAGGCGTACGGCCAGGACGGAGGTCAGGCGTGA
- a CDS encoding FAD binding domain-containing protein, which yields MTTHAAQAGQSVTLPTTLDEAVAALTALPTAVPVAGGTDLMAAVNSGQLRPSALVGLGRISEIRGWQYQDGHALLGAGLTHARMGRPDFAALIPALAASARAAGPPQIRNAGTLGGNIASAAPTGDALPVLAALEATLIIAGQDGARREIPVSHLLAGVEMLRGGELIGFVRVPLLHAPQVFLKATGRTGPGRSVASVAVVLDPARRGVRCAVGAIAPMPLRPLDAEQWVARLIDWDNSRTIVPEALSAFGEYVAAACIPDPAPAEDGSVEQLPPAVLHLRRTVAALARRALGRALS from the coding sequence TTGACCACGCACGCAGCGCAGGCGGGGCAGTCCGTCACGCTGCCCACGACGCTGGACGAGGCCGTGGCGGCGCTCACGGCCCTGCCCACGGCCGTTCCCGTGGCCGGTGGCACCGACCTCATGGCGGCCGTCAACTCGGGCCAGCTCAGGCCCAGCGCGCTGGTCGGTCTCGGCCGGATCAGCGAGATCCGCGGCTGGCAGTACCAGGACGGGCACGCACTGCTCGGCGCGGGGCTCACGCACGCCCGCATGGGCCGCCCCGACTTCGCCGCCCTCATCCCCGCGCTCGCCGCCTCCGCGCGTGCCGCGGGACCGCCGCAGATCCGCAACGCGGGCACCCTGGGCGGCAACATCGCCTCGGCCGCGCCCACCGGTGACGCGCTGCCCGTGCTGGCCGCCCTGGAGGCGACGCTGATCATCGCGGGCCAGGACGGAGCCCGCCGGGAGATCCCGGTGTCGCACCTCCTGGCCGGCGTCGAGATGCTGCGCGGCGGCGAACTCATCGGCTTCGTGCGCGTGCCGCTGCTGCACGCCCCGCAGGTCTTCCTGAAGGCCACCGGCCGGACCGGCCCCGGGCGCTCGGTCGCGTCCGTCGCGGTCGTCCTCGACCCCGCCCGGCGCGGGGTCAGGTGCGCCGTCGGAGCCATAGCGCCGATGCCGCTGAGACCGCTGGACGCCGAGCAGTGGGTGGCCCGGCTGATCGACTGGGACAACAGCCGCACGATCGTCCCCGAGGCCCTGAGCGCCTTCGGGGAGTACGTCGCCGCGGCCTGCATCCCCGACCCGGCACCGGCCGAGGACGGCTCCGTGGAACAGCTTCCGCCCGCGGTACTGCACCTGCGGCGCACCGTCGCCGCACTGGCCCGACGAGCACTCGGGAGGGCGCTGTCGTGA